Proteins co-encoded in one Babylonia areolata isolate BAREFJ2019XMU chromosome 5, ASM4173473v1, whole genome shotgun sequence genomic window:
- the LOC143282017 gene encoding small ribosomal subunit protein bS16m-like, translated as MPRMAPKVSHRMIRFALHGCTNRPFYHIVVMPGRANRNAVPLEQLGTYDPMPNIYQEKLVAFNFERLRFWLANGAHCSKPVEKLLGLCGFFPVHPMSYVTAKRNRKKAAEKDAQEKTAAEEGAESSSV; from the exons ATGCCTCGTATGGCCCCTAAAGTGAGCCATCGAATGATCCGCTTTGCGCTTCATGGATGTACCAATCGGCCCTTCTACCATATTGTGGTGATGCCAGGTCGTGCAAACCGCAACGCAGTTCCCTTGGAACAGTTGGGCACATATGATCCCATGCCCAACATCTATCAAGAAAAACTGGTTGCTTTCAACTTTGAGCGACTCAGGTTCTGGCTGGCTAATGGAGCTCACTGCAGCAAACCTGTTGAAAAATTATTAG GTCTGTGTGGTTTCTTCCCAGTCCATCCCATGAGCTATGTGACAGCTAAACGCAACAGGAAGAAAGCAGCAGAGAAGGATGCCCAGGAAAAGACAGCAGCTGAAGAAGGGGCAGAATCTTCCAGTGTATGA